Proteins encoded by one window of Candidatus Binatia bacterium:
- a CDS encoding PspC domain-containing protein, whose protein sequence is MVDASRRLRRSRNRMLGGVCAGIAEWLGWDVTLVRVLYVVLSIVSVGFPGTIVYIILWIVMPGPE, encoded by the coding sequence ATGGTGGACGCATCGAGAAGGCTCCGTCGCTCGCGGAACCGGATGCTGGGCGGCGTGTGCGCCGGGATCGCGGAATGGCTCGGCTGGGACGTCACGCTGGTCCGCGTGCTCTACGTGGTTCTGTCGATCGTGAGCGTCGGGTTCCCCGGCACGATCGTGTACATCATCCTCTGGATCGTGATGCCCGGACCCGAGTGA